AGCCCATGGTCGACCCGATGATCTCGTGCTGCTTGAAGAACAGCCGGGGCAGGGATATCTCCACCTTGGAGCCGGCGGTACCGCCGCAGGTGACCAGGCGGCCGCCCGGAGTGAGGGCGCGGAGCGAGCGGTCCCAGGTGGCCGCCCCCACGTTCTCGAAGACCACGTCGGCGCGCACGGGGAAGTCCTCGGTGGAGTCGAAGGCGTCTTCGGCGCCCATCTCCCT
The window above is part of the Acidimicrobiales bacterium genome. Proteins encoded here:
- a CDS encoding zinc-binding dehydrogenase, with protein sequence REMGAEDAFDSTEDFPVRADVVFENVGAATWDRSLRALTPGGRLVTCGGTAGSKVEISLPRLFFKQHEIIGSTMGSYAEFAEVTALVAQGLPVAVDDVVSGLDALPGALERLEAGEQLGKLVVRH